The segment CAGTGTAAAAGGCAGCATCCGTGATGGTGTGGTTTGCATTAGTGCACATGGCATGTGTAACCTGCACATCTATGAAGGCACCATTAATGCTGAATGATATATACAGATGTTGGAGCTACATATACTGCCAAATAGAAGCTGTCTTTTCTAGCTAATTTCAGCAAGACATTGCCAAACCACACTCTGCACGTCTTACAACAGCATGGCTCCATAGTAAAAGAGTCCGGGTGCCAAACTAGCCTGCCTGCAATCCCGACTTGTCACCCAATGAAAATGTTTGGTGCATTATGTAAAATATGACAAGGAGACCCTGAACTGTTGAGCAGCTGAAATCCTAGATCAGGCAGGAAGGGAAAACATTCCACTTTCCACATTACAGCAGTTGGTCTCCTCAGTTCAAAGATGCTTACAGAGTGTTGTTAAAAGAAGAGGTGATGTAACGGAGTGGGAAACATGACCCTGTCCCAACTTTTCTGAAAAGTTTTGCTGGCATCAAATTTGAACATTTGATGTTTGATGTTTAACAATAACATTTCTCAGTTTCAACATTTAAGTTGTCTTTGTGCCATTTTCAATTAGATATGGGGTTTCAATGTTTGCACATTATTACATTTAGtttctatttacattttacacagcatgccaacgctccggcttcctcccaccatccaaagacatgcaggctaggttaattgttgtctttaaaattgtccttaggtgtgaatgtgagtgtaagTGGTTGTTTGCAAATGTGTAGCCCTGGGacggactggcaacctgtcaatggtgtaccccgcctttcaccccatgtcagctgggattggttccagccCTTGCAACACAGGATAAGCGtatgacgatggatggatagatggacaGCAACTTTTTTGGAAACAGGGTTGTACTTTGCTTCTATAGCAAAAAAGTATTTGGTATTCACCTTGCGGTACAGAGCCTCTTTTTCAATTCCCTTGCCCTAGTCTTGATGACTATCCAGGCTGGTTCTTCGTGTTTCCAGCTCTGAAACTTCATAAGACTTTAAGAGTTTTGCCCTTGACTTTTGTTTCTATCTTGTCACAGACGAGAAGGTATAGTACCTTCAGATCAAACTTTCTGAGATGTGTGCTTGTATTTGTGCAGATGTAGGGAGTCCTTTATCATCATGATGATGATTCACCAACATAGAAGCCTTTGATGCTTGTAAATGATGAAGTTACCTTTGAATTTTTTGATAGTTTTGATGAAGCCAGTTGTATCCATAGGCAAGCCCTCCAATATCAATGGTATCTCACCACAAATATCCTTCATACGATAGTGTGAAGTGACTGCTTGCTTTGCTCCCCCTGCATTTTACGTTATGGTGCACTGTGCAGCCAtatcattaaagaaaaaatatgcaaatatgctaattaatttgaaaatgcattAGATTAAAGTCTGTATTGGCACCAGACACTTGCACACATAAAAAGGGGCTTCAGGACCTGCCCTTTTCCATTCTCAAGAGAAAGTGTTTTCTGgggcttatttttttttaaataaatgaatatacagtatatttattcctATTTGCGCACAgcttccctgtcaaacaaatatatttattgaataaaaaaatctaaataggctatcaggtcctctctctctcactccgcGTCTCCCCACCACAGCACAAACAAGGAGGGTAgcaggcttaaaacaaacatattattCTTGAAGTTTTCTTTGGAAAAAAACTGTGGTGAAAAAAAAGCCATCCAATGCACGTGGACCTATGTTTCCATCTAAACTATGATGCATGTTGTTACTTTCATTTCATGTATTTgaaaaatctcaaaattgatCTCTACATGAAGGAAGTGCCTTAAACAGTAACTTCATAATTTTGATGGTAGACTGTAATAACTATCCATTAGTTTGTTGTGTGCTTGAGTAgtaagactagaaaggcgctatacaagtacggagcatttacatttacatttgcttatagatctttacatgatacagacagccctacctcaaatgtgaaactaagtcctTATCACcaagtatttaaataataataataataattttaattatgccagcagcccaatgccacagtttaTGTGAAGATGTTGATTTTGAAATGTTATGTCATCCAATAACACCAATAGAATTAAAACgatttattgccttgtgaaaaattaacaaattattgATGAAACTATGccatttattctaaatatatacttgaaacttgtagcatagaaaacatgcacattgtggcatGGTTTCTTTTGCTGTTgcctgctcctgtgataaacctaatgaatactaaagaagaccgtggtctctgtgtgaactgaatattttgtagaaaagtggAAATGTTGAGTATTAAACAATTGCGTGAGAGTgagggaattaaaataaattggaaggaagtcagagttgtgttaatatatttaatgcttTGTTTAAACcaaattttttttcacttgagcccatgcccaccaaaatgtctgtgcacgtccctgatTGGCACTTAGTACTTGAGGACTTAGATCAGGATTGGtagtaaaaaaaacaggactAAGAAATccttcaacacacacagtttgatgCTTTCCAGGAGTTATTTTTTGATCAGTAGATTTCTGTTGGTGTTTGTCTAGCTCTCCGGTAGCACTGTCATCTCACACCAAGAGCTTGTTGTTAAAGTCCAAGCAGGTCAACTTATTGcaattatttttgtcttgtCCCCCATGACCTTGAGCAGGATAAACATTTATCAAAAATGGAAATTACTTTGCAgagaaatatttgaaaaatatttagtgCTGTAGAGGCAGAGGAGGGATTTCTGACACAACTTCTCCTACTTCTAAGGTGCATGGAGAAGTGGAAAAGTCTGAGTCTTAGCTTAGAGTGGAGAAAAGGTACTATAGCTGTGACTCTCCTTgatttatgaattgtcacccAAACGTGACATTAACTGTTGATATATTTGGACTAAAAATTCTTCAATCAAACTGCATTGTAGCTGTGCTGTAAGTTTCATTGTCACATCATCATATCATGTCATCTGTCACCCTCCCTCAGTTGGATATGTGAGATGTCCGTGATGGATGTGGAAAATCCcaggattttaaaatgattgGCAGGGAGCCATTCACCTTTCCTGCGTGGCACCAAATTGGGACGGTGGAGAACATTGGGATGGTTTAGCTGCATATGCCATGACAGTATTTATTAGGTGTCATGCAGTCAAACCAAACGTATGGAACAAAACCTACTGTATATTTGGAGTACTTTTGGGATATAGCACCTTCTTTCACTGTGATGTGAGAGACACATCCTCCACTCAGGAGGGAGGGCATGTGGGATGCTCTCTTTGGGAAAGTACAGGAGCTATTTCTGTGGTACTGGCAGAGGACATGGAGACTTTGCTTTTTGCTTCTGGATATTTCTGGTCACTAAGATGACCAGACTCATTACTAAAAATGCCTCTTCCATGGCCTGTATAATCAGTGTCACATGAAAGTGAGGGGCCACATGCGTCAGTGCCCTAGTTGGGTATGTGAAGACGTGGACCACTATGGTGTTATTACCAGTAGGTCAGCAAAATCTGGTACAGAGATGATCATAactgttaatttgttttctatAAGGTCACCCAATACTATATCTTAATGTTTGCTCTCCGGCAGACATCTGTCGAACCATGGGTTCTGCACTTGCTGTGTGTCACTTTCAAAACAGAGGAATGCAGGCATCAGAGGTTTCACGGGATGTTTTTCACCTTAAAAACTGGATCCCATTGGAGTTAGTTATAACTGACATGAATTAAAACTAACAACCTACTGTTCTTTGTGATAAACTAAACCACAAACTATTTCACTGTTCGCTACTTAAGAAGGTTTTGGTGTAGTATCAATTTAAagattcagtgtgtaagttctagtaacatctagtggtgagggttgcgaattgcaccccccgTCCCCTACCCAAGCGAGCAGTATAGCAACgggcctgagacaggacaaaaatgtcatctatgagataaaagtCATCTATGagatcacatctagtgcatccagtatgaccactgacagataccaggaccatgtaagcctcactgtttctgcgccacagtccattataaaccacataatacatgacgtttacaaaggcattggctggggaggatcaaggctcctttcgttttgcttaattagataagcatgtaaatattaccaaaatgtcttttttaattttttgaaatacaacagaaacacaaagtagtactgacagccataatttcagcttgtggtaaaacggtgcaacgttcttaatgggcatttagcatgtgggaagcaatatccaataagttttaatgcaaattcggaaagtattcattattggtcacttgttaggcacacggtcttgttatatatcaccattagcagtaaaaagaaataaagtaaaatgtgaagtttagttGCTGATCTGaccttccctgctgttaccgtttcattagcaataatattcatcagctgtttgtctcacgAAGGTAACGGTACATTTCTGTCCActtaacaaagccataacagagagctggagaataactacatgaagtTACGATCCacctacatattttttttaccagcaaaagtttagctggctgatctgagctccgatgctggaagctgccgttTTATTGCATATTAgagatcagctgattgtctcacgaacGTAACAAAACcaagagcgctggagagagagagtaactacatgaaatttatccaactaacataacaccacaagccaaagcacagcgctagAGAACAAACCAGtccaactaacaataaatgtttttctaccagtcagtaaaagtttagctggctgatgcttccatgctctaaggccccgtccacactactgcgtttttgaattaaaacggagaccttttacTACGTTTGCGCCTCCGGTCTAGACTACAACgatgaaaacgaagacctaaaacggagaagtttagaaacgctgccgaccccgttttgcgtttcaaaactccttAGGGCGTTTTaatgaagacgggccaaaacggaggactttagaaacaatgacgcagccgctcacgctcggctctctgattgggtcttgcaaagcagaaacacaatgctgctgcccgggtttttgacatcatatttttattaaaatattatactatatattattaataatatactgtaccgtgcaaataacactcatctgcctacacttgtactgtgcatgtcgccgtttacttttgtggtgtccgaacaataatgctgcgatgatgtgttgagaagaaatcctcTTGACACttttcttgatcataaaagtttattacatcagggagttcagcatcaattacaagctctgcagcagcttggagagtgacccagcccgatggccactctgtctctctgtacttcaaacatagcttatataggatgtgtttaggtatctgttaggtaccatagaggggtttgagtctgcaaaataaagctccaacccatataagggtacagtactattctgaggtaacaaaaccaggggttagaggtcaaattctatagaagggttcagtccctacataaccaccaatcactactCTCCCCgtaggaggtcactgaccctctgccctgctgctacagtgctattttgaactgttatgagtcaaatgcacaaatattggataccacactttgcaacaactcccagtctgttttctgaccccacactcccgtgttacattcagtaacgttaacagtcccagctcgttattgatccATGCAACAAAAACGCAGtggaaacgctggtgtggacggagatcgtattcgttttaattctccgtttgaagctaacgttacggttgtattatataataataaataataataataattggttttattgctaattaacgttactgatcagctgattgtctcgctaaagTAACCATAAccagcaaagccaaaccacaggctggagaatgaGTAGGcaccatgaaattaatccatatttcacaccactgacaggggaaacctCTCACTGGCCAGCTAATAGCTAAAGCTCTCAACCAtcatttttcatttgcatcggtaaagtctgacaaacaaagttaattacctgtccagcagaaaacagacaacttcagctctgctttgaaaacatctgtcccacattaacgtTATAGCTTTCCAAAATCCGTGATTtgctgtcagctgtctgtcccaactcaggctgtcggctctcgtgctaaataacgcgtgctccttcagttgtccaaatgtcacttctcttcttccttctaataaaccagaagactactcagagactgtatattactattattattagtccctctcccatgaccctgtacgcaggataagcggttgacaatggatggatggatggattagtccctcttcttcttctttgtacgtattcaatgtagtgacgggtgTCTACACTActggaattacacaagcagaagaagacgAAATgcactctgtagcgctgtttgtttgttgatggctacggtagaaacatgacgacaaaatacagcgacctccacagcagggggtgcccgcggttatgcagatataaatgtctcattctaaggtaataaaaacataatggttcattatgtaaggtctttacacaccactgaaaacatagctatggatcttatattgtcatttctgtcaacagagcctcagaaatattacacactggacctttaaaggCAGGGTAAATGATTCTGTGCTCACTCAGAAGCTCCGCCCACCAaagtttgtgaaaaaaaaaactgttgttgtttAAAGCTCTGAGGCTTCTCCAGCattgaaaaagttttttttcatgtttaaatGTGCTGGTGTACTCTCTGCCACTGATACTGTGCACAAGCACTAATGTGTTGTGGGGAAGGTCCGCAcaactttctttgttttccatttacagagccagggctgtgtggCAAAAACTGATTTTCTTTTCCCCAGATCACATACAAAACTGAGAGCTAGCAAAGCAAGAGGAAATACTCACCGAACTACACAAAAAGTGTATTGAATTACAATGACTAAGCAATTTGTGGATTTGCCTTCAACATCAGACAGGAAAATACCATAAAtagtaacacacaaacatgcaaaagaaCAATGTCTATCTACCTGTTTGACTGCCCATAACAGCTTGCTATAGCAGTAGATCATTACCAGGACAGGTATACCCAGGCAGAAAATGAAGAGGCAGATGATGTAGGCGTGCGACTGAGCCGTCTGAACTGTCCAGGACACAGAGCAACTGGTTCCTGCACCCTCTATGCCATAGCTGCTCCAGCCCAGCAATGGGGGCACTGTCCAGAACAAGGAGTATAGCCAAGAGCCCCCGACCGCTAGCAGGGGCTTGCGGTAGTTTGGACCATGCCTGTTGTATACAGTCATAGTGCTGTAGCGGTCGTAGGAGAGGATCACCAGAGAGATCAGCGACACAATAcctgagaaagacagagaggtggaggcGTGATAGTAAGTCATCTGGCTCACCTGGATATTAAAAACATATAGAGCAGAACAAATAGAGCACCATCAAAACAGCCTGAAAAATTATTCTTTAAATTTTCTACAGTAGGTCTTGTGGTTCTGTTTCCAAAGGTTAAACTGCTGATTGCACTTggagtaaatatttttttaaaccatcaTGTTTGCCAACCTGAGTAAGTCAAGaatgaaaaatagaaatgttccTGGCTTTCATATGTTTCTTGACCGTACAGAAGTTAATCAGCTTCGTTTGGGGTTTCCCCAACTACTTTGCTTCCCATACCAACTCACTGAAATTGACAGAGCTCTGTGACAGTGAATTTCAAAGTGTATTTGTATGTCTGATCTAGTGTTGttgtcaagaccgcccaaaccgagaccaagtcaagaccaagaccagggTTTattgagaccgagacaagaccaagacttttaggtgCTGTGACCAAGTTGAGTTCAAGACCGatggagggcgagaccgagtcgagaccaagaccagttccccacatacatgacacacagtaaaatgtgaaacctgatcataggtacttctcaaattgatctgaaagatccagaTTCCCATAAAAACagccacatacaaacactaagaagcgaaatcaacgtaagcatctttattcaacgctCCTTTTCCACGTTTACCATCGTGGGGAGAGGGGACAGccgttaacgggaacaacacatgtttaattagggttatttgttgcatttaaagcaatacgttttaaattcaatcaaagttaggatgttaacaaataaatcagacaatgcaaaagcaatttattgatattcccaaagttatggtcttgactggtcttgactggtcttgaaataaaagtCCTAAGAGTCCTAAATGtccaagaccgagacaagactgagtacaaatgcggtcgagtcacagacaagaccaagaccatcaatatattgtcttaagaccggtctcaagaccaagactggtctcgagtactacagcACTAGTCTGATCTAAAGTAGTCAGGGTTTAGATGATTGGATTATCACACCAGGTGACAAAAAAAGTTACCCATCTGATTCCTTCGTTTGAAGCACTTTGTTTGCTGCATACTGAGGCCTTTACTGCCACTCTGTTTAATAACTGATCATTGAGTTATTATTCAAATTTGGCTCATCATTGTGAAATGCATGAACGTATCGGCTTTAAGAGTCTATGTCTGAAATCGCTTTGAACACCTAGAAATCATGGAGCCCGAGAAGAAAgcaataataatactttttctGACAACCAGCTCTATTGTCCAGTGGTGTAAATTATCTAAGACAACAACCTGATGGAATCAGAAGAAGACAACCACAAAATGTTCCTTACACTCAGTGATAATAATACCAGTAAAGTCCATGACTGTGTGCTTGCACATGTACCAGGTCTATAGCATTATGATTCTGACttataaagaaagaaacaccTTCCCTCTAAAGACTTGCAGCATCAATTCTCATTTGGAGCCAAAGAGACAAGAGAACTCTGCTGGCTTGACAGCAAAACTCGGGAAACCACTGGGAATACAAAGCCAGGTCATTTAATGTcagcatttatttttgtcttaaTTCTCAGGGAAACCCATATATCTAaccatttaaaagaaaagctgGAAAACCTTGAtcagggttaggggttaggatTAATGGTTGTTTGCCTGAGGCTGGTTGTCCTCTTAAGGCTTACATTAGTCAAACCTCTCCATCTCTGAAACAAACTGTGCATTAATGGAGTTATGTAAACTGaggttcaggaacaggaccatGCCTCCCTCACATATTCTACCACCTGTGCTTCATTCAATTCCTCCAATCAACCACCCGTACTCCACTCATTCCATCCACCTGTGCTTCTCAAATCCAGTCACATGCACTCACATATATAAGCCGTCTAACCCGTCTTCTCTCCCGTTTCTCAGTTCCCATATCCCTCCCACCCAAACCCTGCTTGTTCACCTCTTTTAatgggcagcacggtggcccaGTGGccagcactgtggcctcacagcagaAGGTCTGAGTTTAGACCTCGCTCAGCCCAGGCCTCTCTGCACAGAGTTCGCATGTTCTCCCCGCTTTGAGTGGGTGTCcaccgggtgctccggcttcctcccaccatgaaAGACATGCACGCTAAAATCCATAATTCTGCCTAGTAATCATTTTGTCTTCTTCTACAACAGGAACCACAGGGGGGTTCATAAGACTAAGCTGCTTA is part of the Micropterus dolomieu isolate WLL.071019.BEF.003 ecotype Adirondacks linkage group LG07, ASM2129224v1, whole genome shotgun sequence genome and harbors:
- the tmtops2b gene encoding teleost multiple tissue opsin 2b isoform X2, producing MAKLSPTGFVVLSVVLGFIMTFGFLNNFIVLLLFCKFKKLRTPVNMLLLNISVSDMMVCLFGTPLSFASSVRGKWLLGRSGCSWYGFINSCFGIVSLISLVILSYDRYSTMTVYNRHGPNYRKPLLAVGGSWLYSLFWTVPPLLGWSSYGIEGAGTSCSVSWTVQTAQSHAYIICLFIFCLGIPVLVMIYCYSKLLWAVKQEHLQH